The DNA region ACCGGCCCGCGGATGCGCATCACGCCGCCTTCGCGGTGGAACGCGCGAATCAGCAGGTCCGTGCCCTGCCCCCGGACGCTGGGGCAGAGCCAGTAAACGATCAGCCCCGACGCCAGGCCGCCCAGCGCTGGAAGAATGAGCAATTCAGGGCGGAAATTGAGTACGTCAGCCCCCCCGGGATGCGCGAATCGTCCGATCAGCAGTTCGCTTCCGAAGTGCAGGCCAAGCTCGAGCAGGCGCGCAGCGATACCCGCGAGAGCCCCAACGATGACGGAGAGCCCCAGCAGCCGACCCCATCGTGCGAGAGGAGTCGGCAGACGCACGAGCAGGTCCTGCAAGAATGCGAATTCCCTGGCCATGACTCTTGCAATTTCGAGCAGGAATGACCGGAAGTTCAGTCGCGCCGGTCCATCCCGGCAACCGTAGGTCCATGAGGCAGTTCAGGCAACAGGTACGCGAAGTCCGGCGCTGCCGCTGGGGCACTGACTGCCGGCTAGAGGATACCCATCAGAATCAACAAGCCCAGAAGAAAGCAGTACGGGGCGAAATAATGAAGCTTCGCCCGGCGGACGACCGCCAGGAGCAGGAGCAGCGCTCCCAGACCGACCAGAAATGAGACGCCCGCGCCCAGCAGAATCGGATTCCATGCAAGGGCCTCGAGCTCCTCGGCCGGTAACCTGACGGTATCTTTGAATTTGATGAGCGACGCCCCAGCAATGGCCGGCACGGCGATCAGAAAGCTGAACTCCGCAGCCCAGCGAGGACGCAGGCCCAGCAACAGCGCCGTGCAGATCGTTGCCCCGCTTCTGGAAATACCCGGCAGAATGGCCACCCCTTGGGCGACACCCACTGCTCCCGCCTGCCAGCCGCGAAAGGACCGCCATCCTCGGCGCGGACGGGGAGCGACTGCGGTGAGCGCCAACAACACTGCGGTTGCCAGCAGCGCCCCGCCGATCCAGGACGGTTTGCCGAACGCCGCTTCAAGATCGTCCTTGAAAACCAATCCGATGATCGCCGTCGGAATCGACGCAACAATTCCCAGAGTCAACAGGCGCAACGCAATCTTCGAACGCCGGGGGCGATCGGGCGTGTCGGGCGTCGAATTGCCCGAAATCGCAGCGCGGAGGAACAGGCGGATGGGACGTCGAAACACAATCAGAACGGCCGCGAGCGTGCCCAGATGGGCCAGGACGTCAAAAAGGAGCAATCCGGGCGAATCCGGGTCGAGTCCCATCCACCGCTGGGTGATGGCCAGATGGGCGCTGCTGCTGACCGGCAGAAACTCGGTCAGACCCTGGACGACACCCAGGATGAGCGCGTGCGTAAAGGTGAGCTCGGTCACCGGGACTGGCCCTGCGTGAGAAACTCGCGGGACCGGGCGAGGTATTGGAGTGTGGACAGCGCCGTAACCAGCACCGTCAGCCAAACCACGATGCGCTTGACCCATGTGGCCCATTCGCCGGCGGACCACGTCTGCTCATGAGCCACCAGCAGGAGAACGGTCGGCGCGGCGATGCTCTGCATCCACATCTTGATTTTGCCGTGGAGCGAGGCGGCGAAGGACTTGCCCATGGATTCGCTGAAGCCCCGCAAACCGGTGACGAGCAGTTCTCGACCGACGATGACCACGACCATCCACGGTGCCATTTCCGTCACGTTGCGGCCATCGACCCCGACGAAATTGCTCCCGATAAAGAAGATGAACGCGCCGCAGATGAGCACCTTGTCCACGAAGGGGTCGAGCACGCGACCCAGTGGTGTTAC from Phycisphaerae bacterium includes:
- the pgsA gene encoding CDP-diacylglycerol--glycerol-3-phosphate 3-phosphatidyltransferase translates to MSASLNLPNRITLARLVLAIVFFILLAQYNHREPNPWILDIATALFIVAAATDFLDGYLARSRGEVTPLGRVLDPFVDKVLICGAFIFFIGSNFVGVDGRNVTEMAPWMVVVIVGRELLVTGLRGFSESMGKSFAASLHGKIKMWMQSIAAPTVLLLVAHEQTWSAGEWATWVKRIVVWLTVLVTALSTLQYLARSREFLTQGQSR
- a CDS encoding undecaprenyl-diphosphate phosphatase, which translates into the protein MTELTFTHALILGVVQGLTEFLPVSSSAHLAITQRWMGLDPDSPGLLLFDVLAHLGTLAAVLIVFRRPIRLFLRAAISGNSTPDTPDRPRRSKIALRLLTLGIVASIPTAIIGLVFKDDLEAAFGKPSWIGGALLATAVLLALTAVAPRPRRGWRSFRGWQAGAVGVAQGVAILPGISRSGATICTALLLGLRPRWAAEFSFLIAVPAIAGASLIKFKDTVRLPAEELEALAWNPILLGAGVSFLVGLGALLLLLAVVRRAKLHYFAPYCFLLGLLILMGIL